The following DNA comes from Castanea sativa cultivar Marrone di Chiusa Pesio chromosome 10, ASM4071231v1.
tttttcctcccACACCATAGTTGCTGTATACCTCTCTCAATCTTGATCACAGGACATTGTCTTGTAGGAACACGTGTCAATTGTTTCAGTTATGCATTTAGGTtagtctttctttttgtttttctttactttttctagtaagttttttttttttttcctctgtaCCATGATGTGGAGCTGGCCTGAACTTCTGTACTTTTCCTTGTATCAGAAATTTCCTGGaaggttttctttttcctttttttggtgAGTGAACTTTTCTAGATGCATGAAGATGTTTTTTCTTTCAGACTTCTGTACTTTTCCTGTATGAGAAATTTTCTggaaggttttctttttctttcgcAAAACTTATGTTAGTGTTCTGTATACTGTATTCTTGTATcatttggtcaaaatttgtgaaaatgaGAGGAACAAGCACAAGCTATACTACGTTTGTGCGAAGGACAAGTTTGGTTGTGGTTTTCAATGATGGTTTTTGCCCACCAATGAGCAAACAGTGTCAGCATCTGTCGTTGATACAACTGTATCGTTAAGGGAATTGTAGCAAGATTCACGTCAAACAGATGTTGGTCATTACGCTCATTGTGTGCCTTGTATTTTTGCTTAGTTAGACGATGAATGTGTATAACGAAGTACACACTTGTGTAAGCTTTGTTTTGGAAAGATCATCAAATATCCACGATTTGATTTGGTGATACAAAATCCAAATAGGTTTGGAAACCTAATAACCAAACTTTTAAGAGGATTTTTATAATTCTGTATATTAGATATCCACTATATAAAGGTTTAGACACCTCACATCCAAGGGATTTATAATAGTGTATATCAAACATCCAGGACAAGTTTAGAAACAtgatatgtaatttttattttattttataaaacaaatgaACTTTATTAAGAAATATTAGTAACAAATATATGATGGAGAAGAGTTtgttctaaaaaagaaagactcTTCAATCCaaactgaaaaattatcaaTGCTTATAGCATGTTTAGCTAAAAGTTAAGCATGAACATTGCCCTTTCTATAAACATGAGAAAATTTAACTCCTTGAAATTTATAGGACATAACTTGAATTTCATAAATCGGATTAGCAACAAAGACGCTATTTATTTAGGTGATATGCAGAAGTTTAGAAACTCATAGAACAAGTTTAGAAACCTAATATGCACTATTTATTTAGTTGATTACATATTCACAATTTACTTAGaaaataaaactctctaaaaaaaaaaaaaaacttaggaagTAAAAAATCTAATTAGTCTGGAAACAagattctagatttttttttcaaaataaccaaatcctttaaataatttcattagttagcaagattttgaaactatttatcAATCTAATAAATCAAGTCTATTAGACTCAATTTTGCTCTTTGAAATTTCAGTTGGAAATCAAGTGTCTCACACTCGAGTTTCATACTCAAAAGGAAAACACTCGAAATTCATAGCAGaattttaaagaacaaaatCGAGTCTAAGGGACTCGAGTTGTTAGATTgctaaataattttcaaactttGCTAACTAATGATATTGTTGGAAAGAtttggttattttgaaaaaaaatccaacagtATTTCCAACTTCTTCCAAACAAGAAACGACGTCATATTCCTCCGCATATCCCTGCGTCCAAACACCCCCTTTCCATTTCCACTCCTCAAACGTAAAACCCAGCCACCAACAACGAAAAATAGAACAGAAAAACAATGGCAACAATTCTCAGGGTTTTATCAATCTCTTCTCAAAGAGGTTTAACGTTAACATCAATGCCTCAGTTTCTGGTAACACAACGTTTGTTCTGTAACAACAAACTGCTCAATCCCATTTCCAATCCTCTTGTGGCGAAATTGCTTCAGGTTCCAAACTCACGAATTAAAAGTGCACTGGATTCAGAGGACACTTCTGCTCTCAAAAGCTTCGGAGATTCCTGGGAATCCCTTGTCATTTCTCTCAGATCTTCGTCTCCTCAGAAAGCCCACCtggtaattttcaattttcagtcttttttctttctttctattcacCACTTTGCACTGTTTGGTCTCtgagaaagtgagagaaaagaaaggaaaaatgaaaatttgaaacttctATCATAAAATGGaaggtggattttttttctgtGTAAGTTTCAATCTTCCTTGCGTTTACACAGCAACCAAATGGAGCATTGCATAGAAACAATAGAGGATTTTTTCCGCCGAAGTTTCTGAAAACTTTGGTTCATAAATATGTGATTATTACATGAAAGTTTGAGCTTTTCTGTAATTTGTGATCAGTGGCCAATGTATTGGTATTGAACCATAAACTGAAAGTTGTGTCTGTGACTGTGAGCCTGTGAGAGTGTGAGTCTGCTACTGGTCATAAAGTAAGAATGTGATATTGTCGTGTTTGGAATTTGAATAGTTTGCAAGCATTGTATTCTGGTAGATTTGTGATATTTCATGTGAACTTTTTATTACTGTAATCCCATATTGTCATAGTTTTCAAATTCACAGTTATACCCATAATATCCAATTATTTGAGTGGTCAGGTTTTGGAATGGAGACTAGAGAAAATGCTGGAGGAGAATGTGAGAGACCACGATTCCTTCTCTGAGTTGATGTATCTTTGTGGAAAGGTTCAGAATCTCCCTCTCGCTATGCGTGTCTTTACTTCTATGGAGGCTCATGGAGTTAAACCCACTTCTTCTGTTTTCAATTCCCTTATAAGTGCTTGCTTGTCTTCAGGTAATTTAGTGACAGCCCGCAGCTTGTTTGAGATAATGGAGAGCTCCGAGGGCTATAAGCCTAATTCTGACACTTGCGACGCTTTCATATCTGCGTTCTCAAGTTTGGGAAATGCTGATGCCATGCAAGCTTGGTACTCAGCCAAAACGGCTGCTGGGTTCTCCGTTGATcttcaaacctatgaatctcTCATTTCAGGTTTTGTTAaagcaagaaaatatgatagtGCTGAGAAATTATATGAAGAAATGATGGCATCTGGAGTCACGCCTAACATTCCTATATTGGAGAACATGCTTGAAGGGCTTTGCAAGTGGAAAAGTTTTGATAAAGTGAAAGAGTTCTTGAAGTTTGTGCTTGATGGTCGGTGGGAAATTAGTAGCCGGATGGCTGAGAGGCTTGTGAGGTTGTATGTTGAAGTTGGGACAGTGGAAGATATGGAGGAGTTACTTGTAACTGTAATGAATGCCAATCAAGCTTCTGAGATTCTGTCACGGGTGCACTGTGGGATTATAAGGATGTATGCCAGTTCAGATAGATTGGATGATGTAGAATATTCTGTTGGTAGGTTGTTAAAACAAGGTTTGTCATTCAACTGCCCTGATGATGTTGAGAAGGTAATTTGTTCTTACTTCAGGCGGGCAGCTTATGATCGTCTAGAGTTATTTTTGGAACATATAAAGGGTTATTATGTGCTCACAAGATCAACTTATGATTTGTTGATAGCTGGCTATCGGCGAGCAGGTTTATCTGAAAAATTAGATATGGTTATGAAACATATGCTGTCAGCTGGATTGTCATAGCATCCTGTATCATGTTCAAAGAAAATTGCTACGATCATTCATATGTAAGTGTAGCATTGGCTGAAGCCTGAAATGCATACAAATGCTTCTGTACCAGTGAGCTTAAAATGTTTGGCTCCTTTCAAGAGAGATGAACGCATGTGAGAAACCATGGAAAATACAGAGCTACGGTATGTGTTAGCTTAAAAAACAAGTAGGGATTCCTCTGTGTAGAATTGAGCCATTCCCCTAATAGTTTTGCTTGTCAATAGGTTGATTCTCTTGATTCTTTTATTGACATACTTCTGGTTATATTGTGTTGGGGTCTTTTCACTAGAACGTGTTGTACTTTGATACATTAATGGCTAGAACCAGATTAATGGGATAGTGAGTCTGAAACTTGTACTAATGGGTTGTGCGTTCTGTTACTGTTGTACCGCTAATAAGTAAAGTTACATGTAGGATTATGTAGAAAATGAAATTAGCAATATAGGGAAGAAGGAACTTTTCCTTCATCGAGGTAGCTTTATCATAAAGCATCCAACAATGTTAAGCGTGGTTGTGAGGTGATCTAGTACCGTTAGATTTGTATATCCTTCAACAAGCTCTAGTTGCTTGTTGGTGTTGAAAGGTATCCAGCGGCACCACATGATATTCAGAGGTTCAACAAGAGTGTCCAACATTGGCAGTGAGAGATTCAGTAGAGACAAAAGACATCCAGCAACAAACAACACTAGCTGTTAGTTGTGACATGTTATGATGGTATCTAAGTAAAACCATATGAGTTCGGGTGGCAATGCAAGTACAAATGTGAGTTATTCAGTGGTGATGAAATACAAGCAACAATAATGTCAGATCTAGTTATGTAGAGGATGCATAATGGTGAGGAACCACATAGCTTGGCAAGAAGAGTGAGGAATCACATGAGTTCGCTTCCAAAAAAACCAGCAAGACgagattaatatatttaatgagATAGTGAGATCAAGATAGTAGGCTTAGGAAAGTCTTTATGATGCGTGTGGCAAAGCCAAGATAATCTGTTTAGTAAGATCACGATGGTGCATTGAGTAAAGTCAAAATAATATTACCTGTAAAGCTAAAATAAAAGCATCCAGCAACGATAAGCAAATGTGTCTAGTGTGTTTGGTGAACTTCAAACTAATGTGTCCAACAGGATTAAAAGTTTGACCATATGACAAATTGAAAGTATTTGGTGAAACCCATATTATGGAATCTAGTGAAATTGGTCTTTTAAGAGTCTGATAATGCTAAACTCTTGAGAATCTAGTAAGGTCAATTTGACTAGATTAAAGTAAGATTACAAAATAAGTCAAATAAGCTTACATAGACATGTCCAGAATAACAATACAAGGGTCCAACAATGCTAAACAAATGTGTTTAGCGAAGACATGAAAAAGGGGTTTAGCAAACTTATGCAAACATGTTCGATAATGAAGAAGTTTTTTAATCATGGCAAGATGTGTCCAATGagtcataaaattaaaaagaagtaaTATAAACATCTCCAGCATATGTAAACATGATCAATATTAAAGCAATATAGAACTTGGTTTTAACTCATTAACTCTTCTTTAATGAGTTAGAGAGTGAGGGGGCACATAGCTTTTCGTGGAGCATGTCAACCGAAGTGAAGttgttttctcctttttcttgcTGTAAGTACTGTTTCATTCAGCTAGATATTTGGATGGTAACCATGGAGGCCAATCAATTAACAGGAGTGAACTTTAGTTGTTACCGATTAGAATTTATGTCAACAGAAATcgtgtctttttttcttttttttgagaaactagaAATCGAATCTTATAAACACTATTTCAGTTTTACAGATCAGACATCCAAACCTTTAATATTTGGATATCTCTAATGCAAAAATTCAATAGTATTTATGTTATACATAAATCATAtcttaaaaacacaatttttagtTTAACATCAAAATCTAAATTGTGCAGATTGTGGATGCTTGGGGGAAAAATGAAGGTGAAGTTAGAAGATTGTTTCATCACTTCAGTATAGATTTTCCTCTTTTGATTTCCCTTTCAAAAAACCAAGaatacccaaaacccaaatgtcTATTTTCAATTTCCACATTGCATTCCCTTAAGTTGGGATAATAGCTTATCTCTTGAAGAGCTCAGCTAGACCCTTGGGGGAAGAAGAGGGCTGTGTATTCGGCTGAGCCCACCTTTTCCATT
Coding sequences within:
- the LOC142613005 gene encoding uncharacterized protein LOC142613005, which encodes MPQFLVTQRLFCNNKLLNPISNPLVAKLLQVPNSRIKSALDSEDTSALKSFGDSWESLVISLRSSSPQKAHLVLEWRLEKMLEENVRDHDSFSELMYLCGKVQNLPLAMRVFTSMEAHGVKPTSSVFNSLISACLSSGNLVTARSLFEIMESSEGYKPNSDTCDAFISAFSSLGNADAMQAWYSAKTAAGFSVDLQTYESLISGFVKARKYDSAEKLYEEMMASGVTPNIPILENMLEGLCKWKSFDKVKEFLKFVLDGRWEISSRMAERLVRLYVEVGTVEDMEELLVTVMNANQASEILSRVHCGIIRMYASSDRLDDVEYSVGRLLKQGLSFNCPDDVEKVICSYFRRAAYDRLELFLEHIKGYYVLTRSTYDLLIAGYRRAGLSEKLDMVMKHMLSAGLS